CAAAGCTCACTGCTAAATTCTAAAATGCTTTCGTGTATAAGTACGCCAGCATCTACTTCACCGCTTAAAACAGCACTTTCTATCTCCAAAAAGTTCTTATAAATCACCCTAGCTTTTGGATAGGCTATCTTAAATAAAAGCGCATTTGTAGTATGCTCGCCACTTAAAGCAACTTTAAAATTCGGTTTTAAGCTCAAGCCTTTTTTCTTGATAAGTTTTGGACCATACCCATTACCAAAACTCACAGCAGTCCGTAGAAGTGCGTAATCTTCCCAAATCAATGGATACAGACCAAAGCTTATAGCAGTCGTGTCATAAGTGCCTTTTAATGCTTCTAAATTTAGAGTTTGGATATCAGATGGGGTATTAGAAAATAAGAGTTTTTCACTACTGACCCAACCAAATTTGATAGCCTCATACATAAAGATATCATCGGCATCTGGCGAATGAGCTACTGTTATATTTTTCAAAATTGCACCTTTTTTGACTTTTTATTAGCAGTGTATTAAAATTTAGCTTAATTTTTAATACTTTTTGATAAAATAGTTTAAATTTTTTGCAAGGAAAAATATGGATGAAAATAAGAAAAAAAGCTTAGATTTAGCTTTAAAGCAGATTGATAAAGCTTTTGGAAAAGGCACTATTTTAAGGTTAGGAGATAGAGAAATTGAGCCTATTGATAGCATTAGTACAAGCTCAATTGGACTTGATATAGCCCTTGGAATCGGTGGCATTCCAAAAGGTAGAATCATCGAAATTTACGGCCCTGAAAGCTCAGGCAAGACAACTCTTACTTTGCACATCATAGCAGAATGCCAAAAAGCCGGCGGAATTTGTGCGTTTGTAGATGCAGAACACGCACTAGACGTAAAATATGCAGGAAATTTAGGCGTTGATACTGAAAATTTATATATATCACAACCAGATTTTGGCGAACAAGCTCTTGATATCGTAGAAACTCTAGCTAGAAGTGGTGCGGTTGATTTAATAGTCGTAGATAGTGTCGCAGCGCTCACTCCAAAAAGCGAGATAGAAGGCGATATGGGCGATCAGCACGTCGGACTTCAAGCAAGACTTATGAGCCAAGCTCTTAGAAAATTAACCGGCGTAGTACATAAAATGGGAACTACGGTTATATTTATCAACCAAATTCGTATGAAAATCGGCGCCATGGGATATGGTACTCCTGAGACTACGACTGGCGGAAACGCACTTAAATTTTACGCTTCAGTTCGCCTTGATGTACGTAAGGTTGCCACTTTAAAACAGAGCGACGAGCCTATAGGAAACCGCGTAAAAGTAAAAGTAGTAAAAAATAAAGTCGCGCCTCCATTTAAACAAGCTGAGTTTGATATAATGTTTGGCGAGGGTATAAGCAAAGAAGGCGAGATAATAGACTATGGCGTAAAACTTGATATTATCGATAAAAGCGGTGCTTGGTTTAGCTATGATAACAGCAAGCTAGGACAAGGAAGAGAAAACTCAAAAGCATTTTTAAAAGAAAACAAAGCAGTAGCAGAAGCAATTATAGAAAAAATACGTGCAAATATGAATGACGGAATTATGAGTAGCACAGATATAGATGAAGAGAATTTAGGAGAAGAATAATGCCTACAATAAAAAGTGTAAAAGCGATAGAAGTTTTAGATAGTAGAGGAAATCCAACATTAAAAGTAAAAGTAAAATTATGTGATGGTAGCGTTGGTGATGCTATCGTGCCAAGTGGCGCAAGTACCGGTAAAAAAGAGGCCTTAGAGCTAAGAGACGGCGATAAAAGCAAATTTGGCGGAAAAGGCGTTTCAAAAGCTGTAAATAACGTAAATACGTTAATAGCAGAAGAAATAAGCGGTATGGATGCACTCAACCAAAAAGCTATAGACGATGCTATGCTAGGACTTGATGGCACAGACAACTACTCAAATTTAGGTGCAAACGCAGTTCTTGGCGTATCGATGGCAGTAGCTCGTGCAGCTGCAAATAGTCTAAATTTACCACTTTATAGATACCTTGGTGGCGCAAATGCCTGCACGTTGCCCGTTCCTATGTTTAACATAATAAACGGCGGAGCTCACGCAAACAACAGCGTAGATTTTCAAGAATTTATGGTAATGCCTTTTGGTTTTTCAAGCTTTAGCGATGCTTTGCGTGCTGTAGCTGAAATATACCAAACACTTAAAAAGATCCTAAACGACTTAGGGCATAGCACGGCCGTTGGCGATGAGGGCGGATTTGCTCCAAATTTAAAAGACAATGAAGAGCCTATAAAAATCATTATGGAAGCTATAGTAAAAGCCGGATACAAGGCTGGAGAGCAGATAAAAATCGCTCTTGACGTAGCTAGTAGCGAACTATATGAAGATGGTGTTTATAAACTTGAAGGTAAAGCGCTAACAAGCAAAGAACTAATAGATAGATATGAAGAACTTTGCAACAAATATCCGATATTTTCTATCGAAGACGGACTTAGCGAAGATGATTGGGAGGGCTGGAAACTGCTAACAGATAGACTTGGTAGCAAAGTTCAGCTCGTCGGAGATGATCTATTTGTAACAAATGAGAAGATCTTAAAAGATGGAATTCAAAAAGGCATAGCAAATGCAGTGCTTATAAAACCAAATCAAATAGGCTCAGTAAGTCAAACAATGCAAACAGTGCGTCTAGCTCAAAGAAATGGTTATCGTTGCATTATGAGCCACAGAAGTGGTGAGAGTGAAGATAGCTTTATAGCCGACTTTGCAGTAGCATTAAACACAGGCGAGATAAAAACAGGAGCTACAAGCAGAAGCGAGAGAAACGCAAAATACAATCGTTTGCTTGAGATCGAGCTTGAAACTAGTGAGTATTTGGGGGATAAAATTTGAATGAAATTTTAGATGAGCTAGGCGTCCCTAAAAAAAAGACTAATAGCTCTTTTAAATTTCTAATATTATATCTTGGAGCAACTTTTTTTGTAGTTGTCGCAGGAATTTACGTAGGAAATGCACTTTTTGGCTCACGCTCTCTTGATGTGATGATAGATCTTTACAATCAAAAAAATAGCCTTAAAACAGAAGTGCAAAAACTACAAGAGGCAAACTCGGCACTACAAAAAGAGTATTTTGAGCTTATAGGCTTAGATCCTGATAACTACAACAAATAAATGGGTAATATATGAAACGATTTTTAATTTTATTAGTTTTTGCATCTATTTTTTACGGACGTGAAAATCCATTTTTGCCGAGCGATATCAATGAGACTGATATGGTCGCATCAAACGTCATTGAGAGTGCTCCACCATTTGAAACAAAGATAATCAAATTTCCAAGCGATGCTAGAGAGCTAAGTCATGCGGTTTTTTATTATAAAAGTATAGACGGCAACATAAAACAAAAGATCATAGATATAAATGGAAGTTTTGATTGGCACGATGAGTTCGTGCTAAGAAATCAAGCAAATCCAAACAAAAGCGCCACAAAGATCTTAGACGTATCAGTAACCAGCAAACCAGATATCAAAAAAGAAAATGTAAATATAGGTCTAAATACCACAAAAGCACCTAAAATAGAGCCCCCGCTTAAAAACGTAAATTTTTCAAAACTTGTTAAATTTGATATTTATAACTCAAAGATAAATATCTTTACCAAAGATGAGAAGATCCGTGATTTTATCATCGATCAGCCAAACAAGATCGTCATAGACTTTAAAAAACCAAAAACAAGACTAAATACTAAAACGTTAAAGGTAGATATTGGGGCAGTAAAAAAGATAACTTTTGGATCGCACGAAGAGTTTTATAGAGTAGTTATATGGCTAGATGGAAACTACTATTATGGTATCAGACAAAGCGATGGTGGCTATACTCTTATCCTTAAATAAGCTAGAAAATCTGGCTTATTTAAAAAACACAAATCCTATGCCTATTTTATTTGTATGTTTATCATAGTCTGCTAAATTCTCTGCATAGCCGTTAAAATACTGAACATATCCATAAAATCCCGCATAAAATAGTGGAAATATCCATCCAAGCTCGGCAGATCCTCTATTTGTTTTATCAAGATGAAGGTTGTTTGTAAGCTTTAGACTAAATATGTGCTTGTTAAATTTATAAAACATACTCACATCGCCATTTCCTGCGTAATCCTTAATGTCTGGATTGTCATCATCGTGTTCTGGGATTCTCCACCAAAGACGCGGAGCTATGCTAAAACCATCATAAACAAAATTTCCCCTTAAATAAACTCTATTCCAAGAACGCGACTGCTCGCCGTCTTTGCCATTTGAATTATGCAAAACTCCAAGCTGGAAATTCTTTAAATTCGGAATTGTTAAAATATCTGTAGGAAAATTTACAAAGAGTTCAGGCTCATAATTATTCTCTCTAAATGGAGATGAATCTTTTGAAGTTTGCCACCACGAACGCTGAGTATAGCCAAAATACAGCGTTTCATCTAAACCTAAAATATCTCTAACAAGAGGTTTTTTAACACTTATTTGAAATTTAGTCTCAAATTTCTTGCGTCCGTCATCTGGTATATTTTTCGTATAAGTTTCTGGTAAAATATAATTTGTATGAAAGGTTTCAAGACCGAAAAAATCGGTTATTGGCTCATCTGTATGAGCAAAATTCATACTATGATCTTGCTTTTTATCAGTTTTAAATTCTTTGCTTATATCTTTTATATCTAAAGCGACTTTCGCTGCTTGTTTATAGAAGAAAAGTGCATTTTTCATATCTCCGTTTTTTTCAAATTCACTAGCTTTTTTATATAACTCATCAGCCGAGTTTGCATAAGCTATCAAGCATAAACTCAAAATCAAAACAGATATCTTTAGCATCATCTTACAAGCTCATAATCAGCCCGAGTGTTTAAATTTAAAAACTGCTTTTTATCTTTAAATTCAGTGATAATAGTAGGACAAAGATCTCTTAAAAGTGAGACTTTTTGCATACCATTTTTTAACAAAGATTGCGCTACTAGGCTCACTTTAGGATTATAAAATCCGCAAAGCCCATGCACAAACTCGCCGTCTCTTGGAAGAGACATATCGTTATTTTTTAAATTTAAATACAGCTCTTTTATCGTTTCAAGTTTTACAAACGGCGTATCTGCAGCTATAATAAAAACAGGCTCGTCATAGTTTTTATCTAAATTTGCTATAACTTTTAAGACAGAAAAATCACCAAAATCATCGATCAAAACAGGAAGTTTAGGCTCAAATTTATCATTTTTTGCGCTGATTTTAACATCTTCAAAAATCTTGCTTAAACGCTCAAATAAAAAGTGCGTAATGCTAGGATAATCTTTGTAAGCAAGAAGCGTTTTATCGCTTCCCATTCTGCTGCTTTTTCCTCCAGCTAAAATCAGTGCGTTTTTCAAATTTGGCTTTCTTATAGCGCTCTTGGATCTGCGATTTTCCCGGCTATAGCAGAAGCTGCCGCGACTGCAGAGTTTGCAAGATACACTTCGCTAGTCTTGTCGCCCATTCTGCCTACAAAGTTTCTATTTGTAGTGCTTACGCATCTTTCCCCTGCTCCTAAAATCCCCATATATCCGCCAAGACAAGCTCCACACGTAGGATTGCTGACTACAGCTCCTGCTTCTACAAAGATATCCATAAGCCCTTCTTTTTGCGCTGCAAGTGCGATCTTTTGCGTAGCTGGAGTAATGATAAGCCTAGTGTGCTTAGCTACTCTTTTTCCTTTTAAAATTCCAGCAGCTATCCTAAGATCGCTAAGACGTCCATTCGTACAGCTTCCTATAAACACTTGATCTATTTTTAGGTCGTCTTTTAAAGCCTCATTTATGCTTTTTCCATTGCTTGGTAAAAACGGATATGCAATAACCGGATCAAGCTTACTCACATCTATGCGTAAAACTTTTTCATAGTTTGCATCCTCATCGCTATAGTAAAACTTTGGTTTTGAACGTAAATTTTTACTAGCTAAAAATTCTTTTGTTATATCATCTACTGCGATTATACCGCTTTTTCCGCCTGCTTCTATAGCCATATTACATAAACTAAAACGGCTATCCATATCAAGATATTTCATAGCGTCCCCACAAAACTCTAAAGCTTTGTATAAAGCTCCATCAACGCCGATTTGACGTATAACTTCAAGTATTAAATCCTTGCCATAAATGTGCTTCGCAGGTTTTCCCACGAACTCAACTTTTATGGTTGCAGGCACCTTAAACCAGTTTTTACCAGTTATCATAGCATAAGCCAAATCCGTGCTTCCCATTCCCGTGCTAAACGCTCCAAGAGCACCATGCGTACAGGTGTGAGAATCTGCTCCTATGATAACATCTCCTGGCACTACAAGACCTTTTTCTGGCATCAAAGCGTGTTCGATGCCCATATCTTTTTCATCAAAAAAATTCTTTAGATTATGTTCATAAGCAAAATCACGACTGATTTTTGCCTGATTTGCGCTTGCTATATCTTTAGCTGGGATATAATGATCCATTACTATAGCAAAACCATCTGGATTTGCTAGTTTTTTTGCTCCACTCTCCCTAAAAGCCTTGATAGAGATCGGCGTAGTGATGTCGTTTCCTATAACCATATCAATCTTGCTTTCTACTATTTGCCCCGCATAAACAGCGTCTCCAACATGCTCACTAAAAATTTTTTCAGTAATAGTTTGTTTCATGATTTTCCTTAGCTAAATTTGGTCTATTGTAGCAAATTTTTGGTATAATCAGGCTTATGAAGTATAAAATTTTAACTCAGATATCAGAATTTTTAACCAAATTTAAAAAAATAACTAACATAAAAAGAGTTGATGATTTGGCTTTGCAAATTACATTTGATGGGAATTATTCTTTAATTTTTGATCTAAATAAAAGTAGCTCTAGCATCTATAAAACAGATGAAAAAATCGCCGTAAAAGAGTATAAAGCGCCTTTTGATATCACGCTTAAAAAACGCCTAAACTCAGCCAAGATAGATAGCATAAAAACGCTAAAAAACAACAGGATACTGAAAATACAAGCAAGTCTTAGTGGCTCATATAAGAAGGTAAATTCAGTTTTGTATCTAGAATTTACCGGACGATTTACAAATATCATTTTAACAGATGAAAACGGCATCATCTTAGAAGCCTTAAGGCATATGCAAAACGATAAAAGAGTCATAAAACCGGGCAAAAAATTAATCATGCTTGAGCCATTTGACATAAAAGAGAGCGGTTGTGAGCAGATCACTGACTTTGACGAATATTTTCAAAACGAATTCTTAAAACTCAAAACGAAAAGATTAGAAAATTTAAAATCTGCGAAGTTGGCGAACTTAGATAAAAAAATATCAAATTTAAAAGCTAACTTAGATAAGCTTGAAAGCAAGGAATTTTTAGAAGCAAAAAGTAAAGAGCTAAATAAAAATGCTAGCCTTATAATCTCAAATTTATATCTTTTACAAGGATTTCAAAGAGAGTTAAATTTGATTGACGAAGATGGCAACAATATAAATTTAAAGCTAAACGATACTCCAAAAAATAGTGCAAATGCTATGTTTAAAGAGAGTAAAAAGCTAAAACAAAAAGCAGCAAACATAGAGATAGAACGCTCAAATTTAAATGAAAAAATAGACTTTTTGCTCAAACTAAAAAATGCCATAAACCTAGCAAATACCAGCAGCGAACTACTCATCATATCGCCTAAAAAATCGCTAAGTAAAAATAGTGCCAAATTTAGCGACATAGTTCGTGATTTTTACGTAGGCGAGTTTAAGATCAGTGTGGGAAAAAATGAAAAAGGTAATGCGTTTTTGCTTAAAAATGCAAAAAAAGATGATTTTTGGTTTCATCTAAAAGATATCAAAAGCGCTCACGTCATCTTAAAGACAAATAAACAAAATTTGAGTGAAGATATCATAAATTTTGCTGCGAAACTTTGTATAAATTTTAGCACAAATGAACGCGGAAGCTACAGCGTCGATTATACAAAAAGGCAAAACGTCAAGGTCGTAAATGAAGCCTTTGTAAATTACGTAAATTACAAAACGGTAGTAATTAAAATTTAATATCATAAGATATGATTATATTTTAAAGGAGAAAAAATGGTAAAAGTCGAGTTTTTAGGGCCGATAAATACGGACGCTTTAGAGTTAGATGTAGCAAATTTAAGGCAGTTAAAAGAGATCTTAAATAAAAATGAGAATCTCAAAGAGTGGCTAAAACTCTGTGCTGTTGCACTAAATGACGAGATTGTTACCAATCTTGATACTACTTTAAAAAATGGTGATAAAATTTGTATATTACCGCCAGTTTGTGGGGGCTAAATATGGAACTATATAGCGGCGAACTAAACGTCACTGAGATAACAAACCGCTGGTTTATGCAAAATAAAGATAAAAATTATGGTGCTATCATAACCTTTGTAGGCGTTGTGCGAGATGAAGACGGCATAGATGGCCTTAGTTTTGACATCTATGAACCGCTACTTAAAAAATGGTTTGATGCGTGGCAAGAAAAGGCAAAAGAAAAAAATGCCACTATATTTATGGCACATTCAAAAGGCGACGTGCCAAATCACGCCTCAAGCTTCATAGCAGGTGTGCTAAGCCCAAAAAGAAAAGTAGCGCTAAGTCTTATAAATGACTTTGTAGAAGATTTTAAAGCAAATGCTCCAATCTGGAAATATGATCTAAAAAATGCCAAAAGAATCTATGCCAAAGATAGAAGTCAAGCGATAAATGGGGCTGGGATTTTAAGCTAAGAAGTTGAAAAAGTTACTAGTTTTTATGGTTTTTGCAAGTTTTTTATTTGCTAGTACTGCTATTTTTATGGGCAAAACGGAAAGTTGAGTTTAGAGCTACCTAGTATAAAAGGCGTATCTGCTTATATGTTTTAAATTTATTATCTTCTTATAGCAAATATCAAATTTCAATAGTAAATTTAATAAAAATTATATTATTTAAATTTTATAGTATTTTTGGATTTTCGTAAATTCTTTCTTTATTTGCGATTTATTCATACGGCTCATATTAAGTAAATTTAGAGTATAATCCATACAAAAATACTAGGCGATAAAGGAAAAAAAATGCAAAACATAAAGCTGATCTCTCATCCGCTCATTGAGCATAAACTCACTATTTTAAGAGATATAAATACAGACCCATTTCAGTTTAGAATGCTTGTTGATGAGATAACTTATCTTATGCTTTTTGAAGCCAGCAGAGACTTTTTGCTAAAAGACACAGAGGTTACGACGCCAGTTGCCACTACAAAATCGAAAAAATTAGCCGAGAAGATTATGATATGTCCTGTTCTAAGAGCAGCTCTTGGTATGCTTGATGGCGTATTTAAACTACTTCCTGATGCAAGTGTCGGATTTTTAGGTTTTCAAAGAGATGAAAAAACTCTTAAAGCAGAGTTTTACTATGCAAAACTTCCAAAAGATCACGCCGAACGTACTGCGATCATCATAGATCCGATGTTTGCTACTGGCGGGACTGCTATAGATGCAGTCAAGTTTTTAAAGTCTAAGGGTGTAGAAAAGATCAAATTTATCTCTATTTTAGCAGCACCCAAAGGGCTTGATAGATTTAGCGAAGTTTATCCGGACGTAGAAGTTTATACTGCAGCTATCGATAAAGGCTTAAATGAAAAAGGCTATATAGTTCCTGGACTTGGCGATGCTGGAGATAGAGTTTTTAACACGTTGTAAAAAGGTATAAATATGTTATTTGGCAAGATCGATTATCTAAATTTGCTTCCGTTTCACGTCTTTTTAAAATCATATCCTTTACAAAGCTATATAAAAAAAAGTATTGAATTTAAAAAAGGCGTTCCTAGTAAATTGTGTAAAGATCTTGAGTTTAGGCGCGTTGATGCGGCTGTTATCTCAAGCATAGAAAGTAGGAAAAGCAAGTATAAGACGCTTGATTTTGGAATTTGTTCTAAAAAAGATGTAAAATCTGTTCTTATCAGAAAAAATAGCGATAAGGCTTTGGATCCAGCTTCCATGACTTCAAATATGCTTTGTAAAGTTTTAGGTTTAAAAGGAGAAGTCATCATAGGCGATAGAGCTTTGAAAGCCTACCTTGATGAGGGGGAAAATGCGTTTTATGATATGGGTAGAATTTGGCACGAAAAAAGAAATCTTCCGTTTGTTTTTGGAAGGTTTTCATATATTAAAAATAAAAATAGCTATGAAAAACTTATTAAAAAATTCTTAAAGACTAAAGTTAAAATACCAAAATACATAGTGGATCAATACTCTAAAAGTAGAAATGTAAAATCAAAAGATATCCTATGGTATCTCGGCTTTATAAGCTATAAAATGGATAAAAAAGAGAAAAAATCTCTAAAAATTTTTCTAAATTTGGCTAGAGAATTTAAATTTGATCCTAAGTAATGCTTAGTATAGTGACTATTTAAAAATTTATTTAGTATAAAATTTAATATTAAATAAAACTTTAAATATTTTTTTGTATAATAAAAAACAAATTTTATTATAAATAGGAGCCAAAATGGGAGTACATGATTACATAAATCAAACGCTTGAAAATATCAAAAAGTCAAGTCCAGGTCAAACAACATTTTTACAAGCCGCAACAGAGATATTGCGTAGTTTAGAGCCTTTGCTAAGCAAAGAAGATAAGTATCTAAAGCATCGCATAATTGATCGTATTGTAATGCCAGAGCGTACTACGATGTTTAGAGTAACTTATATGAACGATAAAAACGAACCTTGCTCACATTTTGGATATCGCGTAGAGTTTAATTCTGCTCTTGGCCCATATAAAGGTGGTTTGAGATTTCACCCATCAGTATGCCTTGATATCATTAAATTTTTAGGCTTTGAGCAAATCTTTAAAAACTCACTTACAGGTCTTAATATGGGCGGCGGTAAAGGTGGCGCAAATTTTGACCCTAAAGGCAAAAGCGATGGCGAGATTATGAGATTTTGTCAAGCTTTCATGAATGAGCTTTATAAGCTAATAGGCGACGTAAAAGATGTCCCAGCTGGTGATATCGGCGTTGGTGGTCGTGAGATCGGATATATGTTTGGTCAATATAAAAAACTAACAAACCGCTTTGATGGTGCTTTGACTGGTAAAGGTCTAGACTGGGGTGGTAGCTTAGTAAGGGTAGAAGCTACTGGTTATGGCTCAGTATATTTTGCTCAAGAGATGCTTAAAAAACAAAATAGTAGCTTAGAGGGCAAAAAATGCTCAATAAGTGGTGCTGGAAATGTGGCTATATATACAGCTCAAAAGCTATATCAGCTTGGCGCACTTCCTGTGACAGTAAGTGACTCAACTGGCTTTATCTATGATAGCGAAGGCATAGATGTAGAGCTACTAAAACGCATTAAAGAGGTTGAAAGAAAAGGTCTTAGCGAGTATGCTGCAGCTAAACCTAGTGCGAAATTTACTCCTGTTAGCGAGTATAAAGCTGGAAGAAACGGAATTTGGAGCGTTCCATGTGATGCTGCTTTCCCTAGTGCTACACAAAATGAGCTAAATTTGGAAGATATCAAAACTATTTATAATAATGGTTGTCGCTTGGTTTGTGAGGGTGCAAATATGCCTAGCACACTTGAGGCTATTGACTTTATGCTTAGCAAAAAAGATTTCTTATTTGGCCCAGCAAAAGCCGCAAATGCTGGTGGTGTGGCAACTAGTGGCCTAGAAATGGCACAAAACGCAAGTATGCAAAAATGGACTTTTGATGAAGTAGATAGCAGACTTCATAATATAATGACAAATATTTTTCATGAGAGTTACGATACTTCAGTGGAGTTTGGCGATGCTGGAAATCTTGTTCTTGGAGCAAATATCGCAGGATTTAGAAAAGTCGCTGATGCGATGATCGATCAAGGATATGTATAATAGATATCTAAATTTGGCTGATATTCAGCCAAATATTTCCTCGGCTTCATAAGTTTATCTTATATCATCTAAACTTAAAGGATGCCCAAATTCCAAATCTTTTTTTGCCGTTTTTCCTAAAATTTCATCATAAAATTTAGGATGAAGTCCGTTGTTTGGGCGGATTGAGCGGATATTTTGTGGTGTAAAAACCTCACCTTTTTTGATACGCTCTACTACAAAAAGCGATCTAGCGCTTTTTCTATTTTTCTCATTTACACTATAATCAACGCTTCCAAGAGCCTTATAAGCATTTCTAACTGCTGTGCTCATAGCTTTAAATTCATCTTTATTTAGAGAAAATCCACTATCTTCACCGCCTAGAGCTCTATCTATGGTAAAGTGTTTTTCTATCACGCTAGCTCCTAATGCGACCGCTGTTATCGGGACTTCTAAGCTCATAGAGTGATCGCTGAGCCCAACTTTTACGCCCATAGGCGAAAACCTTTCAAGCATATCTTTTATGGTTAAAAGGTTCATATCTTCTATTTTAGCAGGATAGCTTGAAGTGCATTTAAGTATAGTTATATCGTCGTTTCCTACGCTTTTGCAAGTTTTGATTGCTTCATAAATTTCTTCTAAGCTTGAAATTCCAACTGAGATTATCATAGGTTTTTTAAATTTAGCCGCGTATCTGATGAGCGGATAATCGATCGCTTCAAAAGAGGCGATCTTATACATAGGAACATTAATGCTCTCTAAAAAATCCACCGCACTATAATCAAACGGCGTTGAGAAAAAGTCTATCCCGACACGATCGGCGTATGCTTTTAGCTCGCCTTGCCACTCCCAAGGCGTGTATGCTTTTTTGTATAGTTCATATAAGCTTTGCCCTGCCCAAAGACCATCATCTTGAGTCATAAATATCTCATCTTTACAATCAATCGTGATAGTATCAGCTGTGTAGGTCTGCACTTTTATAGCATCAGCCCCAGCTTCTTTGGCCGCTTTTATGATTTCAAAAGCTAAGTTTTTATCTCCGCAGTGGTTAGCTGACATTTCAGCTATTATGTATGGCCTCTGTGATGTAAAAATCATTTTGTATATCTCCGTTATTTTGAGTGAAAGTCTCTTTGTCTATGCTTGATATTTTCAAATCGGCTTTGTAAAACACATCTTTTATCATATCTATATCATAAAATGTATATAATAAATCTTTGTGCGATTTTCTTGTTATTTTATATACATTTGGTTCTAAATTTATAGCGCCGTTTTTTAAACTATCATTTTTACTTCTGAAATTTACTAGAATTTTACCATTTTTATTTAGATGATTTTTAAACTCACTTAGTAAATTTACTACGATATTTGGTGTAAATAAATGCAAAACTCCCCAAGAAATTATCGCATCTACTTTGGTGTCGCCAAGAGTGTCATAAAGTATGTCTTTTAAGCTTTTATCTTTATTATTTAAAAGTATGAGCTTACCCCCCCCCATTTCTACGCGTTCATTTAGTCTTGCAAAGGCTACATCAAGAGGCTTTTGGTTGATATCTACGCCGATTATTTTCTTTACTCCAGCTCTATTTAAACACTCAAGATGCCTACCTGTAGCACAGCCAAAATCAAGTGCGCTTTTAAATTTATTTTTAAAAATAAAACGCACCACATGCTCGTTTGGATATATTAAATCGCCTTTTAAAACAAGTTCTTCCCAGTAAGTTAAGTCATTTTTATAATCTTTTAAGCTATTCATCAAATCTCCTTTAGTTTTTTGGCTTCTATAATATGCCATGAATTTATTATATTTCCATTATTTGTGCTAAATTCTTCATAATCTTTGCTAGTTATTTTTAAACCAGCACTACTATAAATATTTTCTATTTCATCTAAGCTTGGGAAGTAATAAAGCATTCCTTTATGAGACTCTTCATCTATGATAAATGTATCTTTATCTATCTCT
The sequence above is a segment of the Campylobacter hyointestinalis subsp. lawsonii genome. Coding sequences within it:
- a CDS encoding menaquinone biosynthesis family protein; the encoded protein is MKNITVAHSPDADDIFMYEAIKFGWVSSEKLLFSNTPSDIQTLNLEALKGTYDTTAISFGLYPLIWEDYALLRTAVSFGNGYGPKLIKKKGLSLKPNFKVALSGEHTTNALLFKIAYPKARVIYKNFLEIESAVLSGEVDAGVLIHESILEFSSELCVEREIWDIWCEFRNDDTLPLPLGGMAVRRSLPLTDAIECERVLTKAVDIANKNKKLLCKMLLERNLVRVDDKKLEIYLNLYANDSSISMDKLQIKALDRLFELGFENGFYPNLIKAEPNFIPTEYLESRNA
- the recA gene encoding recombinase RecA, with product MDENKKKSLDLALKQIDKAFGKGTILRLGDREIEPIDSISTSSIGLDIALGIGGIPKGRIIEIYGPESSGKTTLTLHIIAECQKAGGICAFVDAEHALDVKYAGNLGVDTENLYISQPDFGEQALDIVETLARSGAVDLIVVDSVAALTPKSEIEGDMGDQHVGLQARLMSQALRKLTGVVHKMGTTVIFINQIRMKIGAMGYGTPETTTGGNALKFYASVRLDVRKVATLKQSDEPIGNRVKVKVVKNKVAPPFKQAEFDIMFGEGISKEGEIIDYGVKLDIIDKSGAWFSYDNSKLGQGRENSKAFLKENKAVAEAIIEKIRANMNDGIMSSTDIDEENLGEE
- the eno gene encoding phosphopyruvate hydratase, translating into MPTIKSVKAIEVLDSRGNPTLKVKVKLCDGSVGDAIVPSGASTGKKEALELRDGDKSKFGGKGVSKAVNNVNTLIAEEISGMDALNQKAIDDAMLGLDGTDNYSNLGANAVLGVSMAVARAAANSLNLPLYRYLGGANACTLPVPMFNIINGGAHANNSVDFQEFMVMPFGFSSFSDALRAVAEIYQTLKKILNDLGHSTAVGDEGGFAPNLKDNEEPIKIIMEAIVKAGYKAGEQIKIALDVASSELYEDGVYKLEGKALTSKELIDRYEELCNKYPIFSIEDGLSEDDWEGWKLLTDRLGSKVQLVGDDLFVTNEKILKDGIQKGIANAVLIKPNQIGSVSQTMQTVRLAQRNGYRCIMSHRSGESEDSFIADFAVALNTGEIKTGATSRSERNAKYNRLLEIELETSEYLGDKI
- a CDS encoding AMIN domain-containing protein, translating into MKRFLILLVFASIFYGRENPFLPSDINETDMVASNVIESAPPFETKIIKFPSDARELSHAVFYYKSIDGNIKQKIIDINGSFDWHDEFVLRNQANPNKSATKILDVSVTSKPDIKKENVNIGLNTTKAPKIEPPLKNVNFSKLVKFDIYNSKINIFTKDEKIRDFIIDQPNKIVIDFKKPKTRLNTKTLKVDIGAVKKITFGSHEEFYRVVIWLDGNYYYGIRQSDGGYTLILK
- a CDS encoding phospholipase A, which encodes MMLKISVLILSLCLIAYANSADELYKKASEFEKNGDMKNALFFYKQAAKVALDIKDISKEFKTDKKQDHSMNFAHTDEPITDFFGLETFHTNYILPETYTKNIPDDGRKKFETKFQISVKKPLVRDILGLDETLYFGYTQRSWWQTSKDSSPFRENNYEPELFVNFPTDILTIPNLKNFQLGVLHNSNGKDGEQSRSWNRVYLRGNFVYDGFSIAPRLWWRIPEHDDDNPDIKDYAGNGDVSMFYKFNKHIFSLKLTNNLHLDKTNRGSAELGWIFPLFYAGFYGYVQYFNGYAENLADYDKHTNKIGIGFVFFK
- a CDS encoding NTP transferase domain-containing protein produces the protein MKNALILAGGKSSRMGSDKTLLAYKDYPSITHFLFERLSKIFEDVKISAKNDKFEPKLPVLIDDFGDFSVLKVIANLDKNYDEPVFIIAADTPFVKLETIKELYLNLKNNDMSLPRDGEFVHGLCGFYNPKVSLVAQSLLKNGMQKVSLLRDLCPTIITEFKDKKQFLNLNTRADYELVR